In Myxococcales bacterium, the following are encoded in one genomic region:
- the gcvH gene encoding glycine cleavage system protein GcvH, protein MNVPGDLRFTKDHEWVRVQGDAAVIGVTDYAQDALGDVVFIELPEVGATFGAGDALGVVESVKAASDVYSPVSGEVLAVNETLVDAPETVNRDPYGEAWMVKIRLSNPAELDDLMDAAAYQALLDEIKK, encoded by the coding sequence ATGAACGTTCCGGGCGATCTTCGTTTCACCAAAGACCACGAATGGGTGCGTGTCCAGGGCGATGCGGCGGTCATCGGGGTGACCGATTACGCGCAGGACGCCTTGGGCGACGTGGTCTTTATCGAATTGCCGGAAGTGGGCGCCACCTTCGGCGCCGGCGACGCGCTGGGCGTCGTCGAATCGGTCAAGGCGGCCAGCGACGTTTATTCGCCGGTCAGCGGTGAAGTACTCGCCGTGAACGAGACTCTCGTGGACGCTCCCGAAACGGTCAACCGCGACCCGTACGGCGAGGCCTGGATGGTGAAAATCCGTCTTTCCAACCCCGCCGAACTTGACGACCTGATGGATGCGGCGGCCTATCAAGCC